In Chloroflexota bacterium, a single window of DNA contains:
- a CDS encoding GcvT family protein: MANILLPDRARVVIVGGGIIGCSIAYHLAKMGWKDTLLLERDQLTSGTTWHAAGLMVTFGSTSEVSTEFRKYTRDLYTSLEAETGFSTGFKPVGFIEVASNPDYLEEYRRVSAFNRHCGVDVQEISPKEIKDLFPLARVDDLLAGFYVKDDGRVNPIDATIALARGAQQYGAKIIEGVPVTGITKKNGVVTGVTTPHGNIEAEYVVNCAGMWARQLGELSGVNIPNQAAEHYYLITEEIKDLPPNMPILEDPSHYGYYRDEVGGIMVGLFEPDCAPWKIQGIPNDFSFGEIAPDWERMTPFLEKAMSRVPITMEIGIKKFFCGPESFTPDLKPIVGEAPELRNYFVTAGLNSIGIITGGGLGRAMAHWIINGSPDFDITGFNIDRLHRYQNTPEYRKHRTVESLGMVYKCHYPNKSYQTARGAKQSPIHERLAARGAYFRDVSGWESADWYAPAGFEPTVDKLSWGRENWFPWWEAEHKAARENVILMDMSFMSKFLVQGRDAGKVLNYVSANNVNASTGQVTYTQWLNPEGKLEADLTVTKLEEDKYLLVVTDTMHRHAETWLKRHISADDYAFVTDVTSAYAQLNIQGPKSRELLQSITTADLSNEVFPYRCAREIEIGYAKVLCIRITYLGELGYELYIPSEQATHVYDHIVEAGKAFDLRHAGLKALASLRMEKGYRDYGHDMDNTDDPYEVGLGFCIDLQKPGGFIGKEAVLAKKAQGPLKRRLAQVLVKDPEPFLFHAEVIRRNGVDAGYVRAGSYGFTLGGAAGLFMIEADEPVTADYIAKGKWEIEIAGKIYPAEVSLRPFYDPERKKLELGE, translated from the coding sequence ATGGCAAATATTCTCTTACCAGATCGCGCCCGCGTAGTCATTGTTGGGGGTGGCATCATCGGGTGCTCGATAGCCTATCATTTGGCAAAAATGGGCTGGAAAGACACCCTGTTGCTGGAGCGCGATCAACTAACGTCCGGGACAACCTGGCACGCCGCGGGGTTGATGGTCACGTTTGGCTCGACATCTGAAGTTTCAACGGAATTTCGCAAATACACACGCGATCTCTACACCAGCCTCGAAGCCGAAACAGGCTTCTCAACGGGCTTTAAGCCAGTTGGGTTTATCGAAGTGGCAAGCAACCCGGATTACCTGGAAGAATATCGTCGTGTGTCCGCATTCAATCGTCATTGCGGTGTGGATGTGCAGGAGATTTCGCCCAAAGAGATCAAGGATTTATTCCCGCTGGCGCGCGTCGATGATCTGTTAGCCGGTTTTTACGTCAAAGACGATGGCCGCGTCAACCCCATCGATGCCACCATCGCCCTGGCCCGGGGGGCGCAGCAATATGGCGCCAAAATCATCGAAGGTGTTCCAGTTACTGGGATCACCAAGAAAAATGGTGTGGTGACCGGCGTGACAACCCCCCACGGAAATATTGAAGCCGAATACGTGGTCAACTGCGCCGGGATGTGGGCCAGACAACTTGGCGAGTTGTCCGGCGTGAATATTCCCAATCAGGCCGCAGAACACTACTATCTGATCACCGAAGAGATCAAAGACCTTCCGCCCAATATGCCCATCCTTGAAGACCCATCACACTACGGCTACTACCGCGACGAAGTGGGCGGTATCATGGTGGGCCTGTTTGAGCCGGATTGCGCCCCGTGGAAAATTCAGGGCATCCCCAACGATTTTTCTTTTGGCGAAATCGCGCCGGATTGGGAGCGCATGACCCCGTTTTTGGAGAAAGCGATGTCACGCGTGCCGATTACGATGGAAATTGGCATCAAGAAATTTTTCTGCGGGCCTGAAAGCTTCACACCTGATCTGAAACCGATCGTTGGTGAGGCCCCGGAATTGCGCAACTATTTTGTGACCGCCGGGCTTAATTCCATCGGCATTATCACGGGCGGCGGGCTGGGCCGCGCTATGGCACACTGGATCATCAATGGAAGCCCGGATTTCGATATCACCGGCTTCAACATTGACCGCCTTCATCGGTACCAAAACACGCCCGAATACCGCAAGCATCGCACAGTGGAGTCTCTGGGGATGGTTTACAAATGCCATTATCCGAACAAATCCTACCAAACAGCCCGGGGCGCCAAGCAATCGCCGATCCACGAGCGTTTGGCGGCACGCGGGGCATACTTCAGGGATGTCAGCGGCTGGGAAAGCGCGGATTGGTACGCCCCCGCGGGCTTCGAACCCACAGTGGATAAATTATCCTGGGGCCGGGAAAACTGGTTCCCCTGGTGGGAAGCCGAACACAAAGCGGCACGCGAAAATGTAATTCTGATGGATATGTCGTTTATGTCCAAATTTTTAGTCCAGGGACGTGACGCCGGAAAAGTTCTCAACTACGTCTCGGCCAATAATGTGAATGCCAGCACCGGCCAGGTCACTTATACCCAATGGCTGAACCCGGAAGGAAAACTGGAAGCTGACCTAACCGTCACAAAACTGGAAGAGGACAAGTATCTACTCGTTGTCACCGATACCATGCACCGCCACGCCGAAACCTGGCTCAAACGGCATATATCAGCTGATGACTACGCCTTTGTCACGGATGTAACGTCAGCCTACGCACAACTGAATATTCAGGGGCCAAAATCCAGAGAATTGCTGCAAAGCATCACCACCGCCGATCTATCGAATGAAGTCTTTCCATACAGGTGCGCCCGCGAAATCGAAATTGGGTATGCCAAAGTACTTTGTATTCGCATCACCTACCTGGGCGAATTGGGTTATGAACTGTATATACCAAGCGAACAGGCCACGCACGTGTATGATCACATCGTGGAAGCCGGAAAAGCATTTGACCTTCGCCACGCCGGACTTAAAGCGCTTGCCAGCCTGCGTATGGAAAAAGGCTACCGCGATTACGGGCATGATATGGATAACACCGATGACCCCTATGAAGTTGGCCTGGGCTTTTGCATTGATCTGCAGAAACCGGGTGGATTCATCGGCAAAGAGGCCGTATTGGCGAAAAAAGCACAGGGACCACTGAAGCGACGCCTGGCCCAGGTGTTGGTTAAAGACCCCGAGCCATTCCTCTTCCACGCCGAAGTAATTCGCAGAAATGGCGTGGATGCGGGCTACGTCAGAGCTGGTTCTTACGGCTTCACCCTGGGCGGCGCGGCAGGATTGTTCATGATCGAAGCCGACGAACCCGTAACCGCCGATTATATTGCCAAGGGAAAATGGGAAATCGAAATCGCCGGAAAGATTTACCCGGCTGAAGTATCCTTGCGCCCCTTTTACGACCCAGAAAGAAAGAAATTAGAGCTAGGAGAATAG
- a CDS encoding Lrp/AsnC family transcriptional regulator, with amino-acid sequence MDDLDILILNALQEDGRTPFTQIAKKAGVAESTIRSRYTSLAERGIVQTIAVVDPFSLGHNAPALIGIFAEPGKVHAVAGALEKLAEISYLVLTLGRYDLVVEVFCRDREHLTDLITNQIQLISGIRGTETLVIGKIFKLSFFWKFESDSQIGWGKIC; translated from the coding sequence ATGGATGACTTGGATATTCTTATTTTGAATGCCCTTCAAGAAGACGGAAGGACCCCATTTACTCAAATTGCTAAAAAAGCTGGCGTTGCGGAGTCTACCATTCGAAGCCGGTATACCAGTTTGGCGGAACGCGGTATAGTTCAGACCATTGCAGTAGTGGATCCATTCTCATTAGGGCATAATGCCCCTGCACTGATCGGTATCTTTGCCGAACCTGGTAAAGTTCACGCTGTAGCGGGCGCGCTTGAAAAATTGGCAGAAATTTCGTACCTGGTTTTAACGCTAGGGAGGTATGATTTAGTTGTTGAAGTTTTTTGCCGAGACCGCGAACACCTCACAGATTTAATTACGAATCAGATTCAGCTTATTTCTGGCATACGGGGCACCGAAACGCTGGTGATAGGCAAAATTTTCAAGCTTAGTTTTTTCTGGAAATTCGAGAGTGATTCTCAAATTGGATGGGGAAAAATCTGCTAA
- a CDS encoding corrinoid protein, whose product MAQSIIDGESEDAEDLAKQAIELGIDPLDAINKGFVVGVDHVGELFSTGEAFLPELVMAGEAMKTAVSVLEPEMSKQGTERKLLGTVVLGTIEGDIHDIGKTLVGTMLSAAGFKVFDLGVNVPVMSMVETARNENADIIGVSALLTTTMTKQRDVVEALDDMGMRPTVKIMVGGAPVTRNWADEIGADAFSEDAVGAVAVAKQLMGIE is encoded by the coding sequence ATGGCACAGAGCATCATCGATGGCGAGTCTGAAGATGCCGAAGACCTTGCCAAACAAGCCATCGAGTTAGGCATTGATCCCTTGGATGCGATCAACAAAGGCTTTGTTGTTGGCGTTGATCATGTTGGTGAGCTTTTTAGTACTGGAGAGGCGTTTTTACCGGAACTTGTCATGGCTGGTGAAGCCATGAAAACAGCGGTAAGCGTGCTGGAACCCGAAATGTCTAAACAGGGAACAGAGCGCAAGCTTCTGGGTACAGTGGTTCTGGGTACTATCGAGGGTGATATCCATGATATTGGCAAAACGTTGGTCGGAACTATGCTTTCGGCAGCCGGGTTCAAAGTCTTTGATCTGGGCGTGAATGTGCCCGTGATGAGCATGGTCGAGACAGCTCGAAACGAAAACGCTGATATTATCGGCGTCAGCGCTTTACTGACCACGACTATGACCAAACAGCGCGATGTCGTTGAAGCTTTGGATGATATGGGAATGCGCCCCACGGTAAAAATAATGGTCGGCGGAGCACCTGTTACGCGCAATTGGGCCGATGAGATTGGCGCCGATGCTTTTAGCGAGGATGCTGTGGGTGCTGTCGCGGTTGCAAAGCAACTGATGGGGATTGAGTAA
- a CDS encoding extracellular solute-binding protein, which translates to MKHKSKLLVLLGVFVMLALLVSACQKAPVSDEVVENEAASSVEVVESEAVSEEVVETAPEALVMIDWSGYELQEFWGDFAKNHPDADVQFSFMGESAEAYAQISNGFQADLVHPCNQYWKLMVDEGLVQPINTSNLSNWSGMSTPLTEKGVFNGEQYWVPWDWGFEAILVRTDLVEEVPTSWADLWDPQYAGHVAVYDSGESMHVITALALGLDPWNTTPEEDEAIKQKLTELVPNVLVYWSDQTELDQLISSGDVWVAGNAWNASYIALLGEGYEVKYVIPDEGSLGYLCGFAIPSTSQNPELATEMIDAYIAVDSQAYLANEYGYGVANFDAIEKIDPETADLLGLTDPKVVEGLILYEPLTDETREFWSNEWSEVKASQ; encoded by the coding sequence ATGAAACACAAAAGTAAATTGTTAGTATTGTTGGGGGTATTTGTCATGCTGGCATTGCTGGTATCTGCCTGCCAAAAAGCACCGGTTTCTGATGAAGTGGTTGAAAATGAGGCGGCCTCTTCCGTGGAAGTAGTTGAAAGCGAGGCAGTTTCCGAGGAAGTAGTCGAGACAGCGCCGGAAGCCCTGGTTATGATCGATTGGTCTGGTTATGAACTCCAAGAGTTTTGGGGAGATTTCGCTAAAAATCACCCTGATGCGGATGTTCAATTTAGTTTTATGGGTGAGAGTGCTGAAGCATATGCCCAGATATCGAATGGCTTTCAGGCGGATCTTGTCCATCCCTGTAACCAATATTGGAAACTGATGGTTGACGAGGGATTGGTTCAACCGATCAATACTTCCAACTTGTCAAATTGGTCTGGTATGTCAACGCCGCTGACGGAGAAGGGTGTATTCAATGGCGAACAGTACTGGGTTCCCTGGGACTGGGGCTTTGAAGCCATTCTTGTTCGCACTGATCTTGTAGAGGAAGTGCCTACGTCGTGGGCGGATTTGTGGGATCCGCAATATGCCGGTCATGTTGCGGTGTATGATTCCGGTGAGAGTATGCATGTTATCACTGCTTTGGCACTGGGGCTTGATCCGTGGAACACAACGCCTGAAGAAGATGAAGCGATCAAACAAAAGCTCACTGAGTTGGTTCCAAATGTACTGGTGTATTGGTCTGACCAGACAGAACTGGATCAGTTGATCTCATCAGGCGATGTGTGGGTTGCTGGCAATGCCTGGAATGCATCCTACATTGCATTGCTCGGAGAAGGTTATGAAGTTAAATATGTCATACCGGATGAAGGCAGCCTGGGTTACTTGTGTGGGTTTGCAATTCCATCAACATCACAGAATCCGGAACTGGCAACCGAGATGATTGATGCCTACATTGCTGTTGATTCTCAAGCCTACCTGGCGAATGAATATGGTTATGGTGTTGCCAATTTCGACGCTATTGAAAAAATCGACCCCGAAACAGCCGATCTTCTGGGGTTAACGGACCCGAAAGTAGTGGAAGGTTTGATACTTTACGAGCCACTCACAGATGAGACTAGAGAGTTCTGGTCAAACGAATGGTCTGAAGTGAAGGCTTCGCAGTAA
- a CDS encoding ABC transporter permease — MENSVSNRVLKLISLPTSYLLFFFILPIGIMIVFSFRSGTMGDARNIFTLDNYKYFLTNSIFLNLLWRSILISLMISLISVLLAYPLAYFLVFRAGPQRIILLTLIIVPTWTSYLLRVFAWKLILSSNGLLNTFLLWLGLTKEASPILMYSRQAIILTLVYVWVPFVALPIFAALERIDKNLLEAASDLGCKSWEAFLRVTLPLSLPGVIAGFFFVFIPTIGEYVTPKLVGGNSLMYGNLIQDQFVKALNWPMGSTMSIAMLVALIVLLWLFTRFVSVSDLLGI, encoded by the coding sequence ATGGAAAATTCAGTGAGTAACAGGGTACTGAAACTAATTTCTCTGCCAACATCATACCTGCTATTTTTTTTTATCCTGCCAATCGGAATCATGATCGTTTTTAGCTTTCGATCTGGAACGATGGGTGATGCACGAAATATTTTTACCTTGGACAACTACAAATATTTTCTTACAAACTCAATCTTTCTGAATTTGTTGTGGCGGTCTATCCTCATTTCTCTTATGATTTCACTTATTTCCGTGCTATTAGCCTATCCATTAGCATATTTTTTGGTTTTTCGTGCTGGACCGCAACGCATTATTTTGCTAACCCTTATCATTGTCCCAACATGGACTAGCTACTTATTACGCGTCTTTGCATGGAAGTTAATTTTGTCGTCCAATGGCCTGCTGAACACTTTTTTGTTATGGTTAGGACTTACCAAAGAGGCATCACCTATTCTCATGTACAGTCGCCAGGCAATCATCCTCACATTGGTCTATGTGTGGGTACCTTTTGTTGCCTTGCCTATCTTTGCTGCCCTTGAAAGGATCGACAAGAACTTGCTAGAAGCTGCATCTGACCTTGGATGCAAATCCTGGGAGGCATTCTTGCGGGTGACACTCCCACTGAGTTTGCCGGGTGTAATAGCGGGATTCTTCTTTGTCTTCATCCCCACTATTGGTGAATACGTGACCCCCAAATTGGTTGGCGGGAATAGCCTGATGTATGGAAATCTGATCCAAGATCAGTTTGTAAAAGCGCTGAACTGGCCAATGGGGTCTACTATGAGCATAGCCATGTTAGTGGCTCTTATTGTGCTGCTCTGGCTATTTACTCGATTCGTTTCTGTTTCAGACCTGTTGGGAATATAA
- a CDS encoding ABC transporter permease, producing the protein MRRFRNPGGIYFLTLALLLYVPIILLIIFSFNDSIHLSFPMKGFTLNWYAELSKTKELLNAVQVSIFLGIGVSMVATLLGTMGAIAIVRFNFPGRDIITALSAMPLVIPSVILGVSALILYREIGIQLSAWAAGIMHVVISMPYALLIISARLAGFPKNLEEAAMDLGTTYWGALLRVTLPISLPSIIAAFLICFTISFDEYAISSFLVGTQTTLPVYLYSQLRFPKRLPIVVALAAILMVSSILLLVLSEWLRSYGQIDIKRGKKE; encoded by the coding sequence ATGCGTAGATTTCGAAACCCTGGTGGCATATATTTTTTGACCCTGGCTTTGCTTTTATACGTGCCAATCATTCTATTAATTATATTTTCCTTTAATGACTCCATTCATCTTTCCTTTCCCATGAAAGGTTTTACCCTAAATTGGTATGCTGAATTATCCAAGACCAAGGAGCTATTAAATGCGGTTCAAGTAAGTATTTTTCTGGGAATTGGTGTGTCTATGGTGGCAACGCTGCTTGGCACGATGGGAGCAATTGCCATTGTGCGCTTTAATTTCCCTGGCCGTGATATTATCACGGCTTTAAGTGCTATGCCTCTTGTTATCCCTTCAGTGATTCTCGGCGTTTCTGCTTTGATCCTGTACAGGGAAATTGGAATTCAATTGTCTGCATGGGCAGCCGGAATAATGCATGTTGTTATCTCGATGCCGTATGCTTTGCTGATCATCTCTGCCCGATTGGCAGGGTTCCCCAAAAATTTAGAAGAGGCTGCCATGGATCTGGGAACCACCTACTGGGGAGCCTTGCTACGGGTCACACTACCGATCTCTCTGCCATCTATTATCGCTGCATTTCTGATTTGTTTCACAATCTCGTTCGATGAGTATGCCATCTCATCATTCCTTGTGGGGACCCAAACCACGCTACCTGTGTATCTTTACTCTCAACTTCGCTTCCCTAAACGGTTGCCTATTGTTGTGGCATTAGCGGCGATTCTCATGGTTTCATCAATTCTCTTACTGGTTTTGTCAGAATGGTTACGCAGTTATGGGCAAATAGATATTAAGCGAGGTAAAAAAGAATGA
- a CDS encoding ABC transporter ATP-binding protein, whose product MDLCIPPNEFFTLLGPSGCGKTTTLRLIAGFEQPSEGEMFIMGKPMTNIPPNQRPVNTVFQDYALFPHLSVEKNVGFGLTIKRVPRLEKDRRVAEALELVQLTGMGQRKPSQLSGGQQQRVALARALVNQPSVLLLDEPLGALDLKLRKDMQIELKHLQEQVGITFIYVTHDQEEALTMSDRIAVMKDGIIQQMGDAVSLYEEPANHFVADFIGESNFINGTFEGMEQEWAVIRIGNQRSYAMMSSEKPAQNAATTITIRPERMVISSPGEQEGPGISGTITEVVYIGTDIRYLLELATGQEIQIRIQNRSKENISAFPKGATVKISWVPEDAKILAN is encoded by the coding sequence ATGGACCTGTGTATTCCCCCGAATGAATTCTTTACTTTACTCGGACCAAGTGGGTGTGGAAAAACGACAACGCTGCGCTTGATCGCCGGATTTGAGCAACCCAGCGAGGGAGAGATGTTCATCATGGGGAAACCGATGACCAATATTCCGCCAAATCAGCGCCCGGTTAACACTGTTTTTCAAGATTATGCGCTGTTCCCTCATTTGAGTGTGGAAAAAAATGTGGGGTTTGGTCTAACCATCAAGCGGGTCCCAAGATTGGAGAAAGATCGGCGTGTGGCAGAAGCACTTGAACTTGTTCAACTGACCGGCATGGGGCAACGTAAACCATCCCAACTTTCAGGGGGTCAGCAGCAACGTGTCGCACTCGCCCGTGCCCTGGTAAACCAACCATCTGTTCTCTTGCTTGATGAACCGCTTGGTGCTTTGGATCTCAAACTACGGAAAGATATGCAGATTGAGTTGAAGCATCTTCAAGAGCAGGTCGGAATCACATTTATCTATGTTACCCATGACCAAGAAGAAGCATTGACCATGTCAGACCGGATAGCGGTGATGAAAGATGGGATTATCCAGCAAATGGGTGATGCGGTGAGTTTGTATGAAGAACCAGCCAACCATTTTGTTGCTGATTTTATTGGAGAAAGTAATTTCATCAATGGTACATTTGAAGGAATGGAGCAGGAATGGGCCGTGATCCGAATCGGCAATCAGCGAAGCTATGCCATGATGAGTAGCGAGAAACCAGCACAGAATGCCGCCACAACGATTACTATTCGTCCAGAACGTATGGTTATATCATCTCCTGGCGAACAAGAAGGGCCGGGTATTTCTGGAACTATTACGGAAGTTGTCTATATTGGGACGGATATCAGGTATTTATTGGAATTGGCAACCGGTCAGGAGATACAGATCAGGATCCAAAACCGCAGCAAAGAGAATATCAGCGCATTTCCTAAAGGCGCCACTGTAAAAATTAGTTGGGTGCCTGAAGATGCCAAGATTTTGGCCAATTAA
- a CDS encoding trimethylamine methyltransferase, translated as MLTPHRNLKNRYTRLTDTQAEKIHAASLEILEDIGVRLYLSEAIDLLQKAGASVSDGNLVRIPPKLVENAFSTVPNEVTLYDRHGNPVMPLGGDRCFFGPGSDCLNIIDHRTSARRKPTLQDVVEGVRLCDALPNIDFIMSMLLPSDVDQTLADTYQTEVMLANTTKPIIVVSYKSQGLKNSVEMAEAVVGGADALREKPILTCYINTISGAVHNDDPLEKLIYLSRKGLPSLYIPGSNAGVTSPMTQAGAIALDNAGMLVGLVLSQIVRAGAPMIISAMDPASMDMRTMVSPYAYPEKGFIRSLSQRYSLPTFSLAGGSDSKVVDQQAAAEAALTIFADVLLGGNIIHDLGYLESGLTYSFTQLVICNQIVDWVKAFFTDIEVNDETLALGDIAKVGANGSYLGTNHTFKNYKKTWYPDLFERGIFKEWEEGGSKSLAERARQRVETILNDHQPEPLPESVRMEINKIVNRQAEVTLSEE; from the coding sequence ATGCTCACCCCACATAGAAACCTAAAGAATCGATACACCCGCCTCACAGATACCCAGGCAGAAAAAATCCATGCAGCCAGTCTCGAAATCTTGGAAGATATTGGTGTGCGGCTTTATTTGTCTGAAGCTATTGACCTATTACAAAAAGCAGGGGCAAGCGTATCCGACGGAAATCTTGTCCGCATACCGCCAAAGCTTGTGGAGAATGCCTTTTCGACTGTTCCCAATGAAGTGACACTTTACGACCGTCACGGAAATCCTGTTATGCCTTTGGGTGGAGACCGTTGCTTTTTTGGCCCCGGCTCCGATTGCTTGAATATCATCGACCATCGCACTAGTGCACGGCGAAAACCAACACTGCAAGATGTTGTTGAAGGAGTGCGCCTGTGTGACGCCCTGCCCAACATCGATTTTATTATGTCAATGCTCTTGCCATCAGATGTAGATCAGACTCTGGCGGATACCTACCAAACAGAAGTGATGCTCGCGAACACAACCAAACCGATCATCGTTGTCTCTTACAAATCCCAGGGCTTAAAAAATTCGGTAGAAATGGCAGAGGCAGTGGTTGGTGGCGCCGATGCCCTTCGAGAAAAACCGATTTTGACATGTTATATTAATACAATATCTGGAGCAGTTCATAATGATGATCCATTAGAAAAACTGATATATCTTTCTCGGAAGGGGTTGCCATCATTGTACATTCCTGGGTCGAATGCAGGCGTTACCAGTCCAATGACACAGGCGGGTGCAATAGCCCTGGATAATGCGGGGATGCTGGTGGGGTTGGTTCTTTCGCAAATTGTTCGCGCCGGAGCGCCAATGATTATTTCGGCAATGGACCCCGCCTCTATGGATATGCGTACGATGGTCTCGCCTTATGCGTATCCGGAGAAGGGTTTTATCCGTTCTCTATCTCAACGCTATAGCCTGCCTACGTTTTCTTTGGCAGGGGGGAGCGATTCGAAGGTTGTTGACCAGCAAGCCGCTGCCGAAGCAGCCCTGACGATCTTTGCAGATGTCCTCTTGGGAGGCAATATCATACATGATTTAGGCTATCTGGAATCCGGTCTTACATATTCATTTACCCAACTGGTCATTTGTAATCAGATTGTAGACTGGGTGAAAGCTTTCTTCACCGATATAGAAGTGAATGATGAAACCTTGGCATTGGGTGATATCGCCAAGGTTGGCGCCAATGGATCCTATCTGGGAACCAATCATACCTTCAAGAACTATAAGAAAACCTGGTACCCGGATTTGTTCGAGCGTGGTATTTTCAAGGAGTGGGAAGAAGGCGGGAGCAAATCTTTAGCCGAACGGGCAAGGCAACGGGTTGAGACAATTCTCAACGACCATCAGCCCGAACCGCTTCCTGAAAGCGTACGGATGGAAATTAACAAAATCGTCAACAGGCAAGCGGAAGTAACGCTTTCAGAAGAATAA
- a CDS encoding helix-turn-helix transcriptional regulator produces the protein MTTGFQLIVDNLRLARKRSNPTLTIPVDDELLGLLGELAEGQEYSLEELAALLLKKAAIEQYQTTSQHMRHWRELSQRQQEVAALACLGYTNAEIAVKLDISSETVKSHIREILRKFQVRGRHQLRYMLRRWNFGGFDHPKSST, from the coding sequence ATGACCACCGGATTTCAGCTTATCGTTGACAACCTGCGTCTCGCCCGCAAACGATCAAACCCAACCTTGACGATCCCGGTGGACGATGAACTGCTGGGCCTGCTGGGGGAATTGGCGGAAGGGCAGGAATACAGTCTGGAAGAATTGGCGGCGCTGTTACTGAAAAAAGCTGCCATCGAGCAGTACCAAACCACCAGTCAGCATATGCGTCACTGGCGGGAACTCTCCCAGCGCCAGCAGGAAGTCGCCGCCTTGGCCTGTCTGGGGTACACCAATGCCGAAATCGCCGTCAAACTCGATATCTCCTCCGAAACCGTCAAATCCCATATCCGCGAAATTCTTCGCAAGTTCCAGGTGCGCGGTCGTCACCAACTGCGCTATATGCTGCGCAGGTGGAATTTCGGCGGGTTTGATCATCCAAAGTCGTCTACCTGA